The genomic interval AATACTGTAGCTTACATTGTTTGGGTTTGGAACAGGTTaataaaggtttaaaaacatCTACATATGAGATAAACAATAATAACTTGTTAATCACAGTGACATAAATGAAAAACTCACTGTTTGTATGTAAGCTATTAATGTAACGATAACTACCATTTATAAACTATGAGTTAACTACAACTGTAAATGTAATTGTTCACAAGTATTGTTACTGTAAACTTATTATGAAGggtaaccattttttttaatacaccctAAATAATCAATGCAAAATAAGACCACCAACATACAAGAATGACTCCATTTTTGCTCTAAAATATGATGTACTCTCTCTTAGAGTCTCTCTTACTTAGTTCATTATTATGGCTGTTGTATTCtcttaatcacacacacaaattggAGTGTTATTTGGTCACTGACTTGTTATAAGGTCCTATTTCTTTAACACATAGAAGAGGTAGTTACCTGCCAGTCTGGCTCTTGAATGAAGGTTGTGCAATCAAGACACAAGTATGTGTGACAGATGAGACATTTCAATTCAAGAGACACATCCAGTTCATTAGCCCTGGCACTGCTGCTAACACAAGCTGTGCTCCAACCACAGATTAATGGCCAGCAAAGTGAGACGTGTCCTCCTTCATTGCCTGGTTTTTCTGTTGTTCCATCATTTAGGAAAGACCCTGAGCTTCAGCCACTCAGCCACattacagtattacagtattATGGTCGGaaattacatttttcataaagaaaatgtagGTCTCATTTAAGGATAAACGTTTATTCATTGAGCAGAAGCTCCCAAAGGCACATCACAAGCCATGAGGTGTCATTATTTCACAGTTACAGTACATGGCTTTATATGCTATTTATTTAGGGGATAAAACACACTTGTGCATTAGATGTACATATTTTTTACTGCCAAAATACCCAAAAAGGGATGTTATTCATATGTTGTCATAATTTATCCAATTTccaattgaaagaaaaaaatagttaACATATAGAAAAACTAATTaggtaaatattaaaataaatagccATACAAAaaccattgttaaaaaaaaaaaaagaacaaaaaaaaaaaaaaagaaaaacctagtATATGAAGATTGGATTTATCTCTCTctttccgtctctctctctctctctctctctctctctctgtctgtctgtctctctgtgtgtgggtCCAACCATGAGACATTCATGAGACCCTCCTGAGACTCTTCAGAGCAGTAAATCGTCAGTCAGCGTCCAGTTCCCTCGAAGTGAACATCAGATCTGTGGAGACAGATTCCTGCCGGGAATTTACTGCGAGCCGGAAGGGTAAGTTTCCATTCCTGCTTATGATTACAATCTAATCACATTTAGAGCCAAATTAATGCCACTGAAGAGAATCACTACATCAGTTATGTAAAAGTGACTAATGTTTGCTCTCGTGACTGATGGACAGACAGCGCGCGCTTCGGTAGAATTATTCGACTTCACGCACAGATGAAGAGCATTCCACAGGTGTCCACCGAAGCACCGTTTCTCTGTGAAGAGCATGCATCGCGTGCCTCTCGCTGAGACTTATCCCAATGTGGGATATCGGTTTTGTAAGTAAATGGCTAGAGCACAATTACGCACAATTTACGCACACATCTTCAGAAAACGATGAATGCTTTCAAGTTTTAAGCGTGGCGCATCGGTGAGCGCATCTCTAACCTGGGGTTTCTCAACATTACGATCAACTCTAACGCGTCGAGAAATCTTTACAAATGATGTTTGGAGAATGTACATAACCCTAGTGCAACGCTGTAAACCTTAAAGCTCTCAGGTTTACagaaatgcataaatatttgGTGCAAGTGTATGTGTGGCTTCATGTTCAGTCtttgtgtttataaaaaaaaaaaaaaaaactttatcagacCATAGTGCTTTAATTTCCTGTACTTTCCCTGTGTGATGTAAGATAATGCTTTTTAAAAGTGTTTCCTCATGCAACTTCTTTAGATAGCACACAACATGAGAGTAACAGCATGACTGATGACCTGCTTTGTATCATGAGGTGTTCAGGTATAAggctttttctcaaaaacacagacATCTGTGAACAGTATTGTAATTATGGTAAATTGTTGTGCGAACATTAACTTTAGCATAAACGTGTTTGATTCAGATTAAAGTGAGCATTAATGACATTCTATCATAATTTTGTCACTCACCAACACAGAATAGCTGTTTTCCATGAAACAGCATTAGACAGTGACCAGGGACGATCAAGTTTCAAAAAGCTGCATGAATGTAATTCAAATATACAATGTATGTCAGGTCTTCTTAAGTCACATCATACAGTATGTGTGGAACAGACTGTAGATCATTAATAATCTCTGCTGGtgtttttaaacaagtattcaagCCTATTTCCATCTTGGGAATTAAGCTGAATTTCACCtcgtgttccatggaagaaacaAAGTTATAGGATTTGAAAGGGATACAATTATAAAATCGCTTTAAAGACAATGCTACCTATCTGCCTAACTGGCAAGGCATCTACATCCAAAATTTCATCAAAATTTCACATCTCaaatcaagtgaaaaaaaaaaggatatttgaATGTATAAAGAGATATGTCAATGAGAACTCTAACCTGAGCCAAGACAGACACAGCCAAGGGTTTGTTAAGGTCTAGGGCTTTATTAATGGTGAAGCATGATAGAAACCATCTCTCTTAGCAACCAGACAATGTGTGTCTCACATATTTTCTGAACATGGTCCCAGCGACTGCTTGCGTCTGTGCTGTCGTAAGAACATGACATTTCAGACATGTGGACTGAGTGTGTCGGAAATACGGATGTCTTCATTCATTCAGCGCAGTCACGCAGTCACGAGTCACACATCAATAAGCACACGATACAAACTCAACATGATGCATTCTCTCTGGTTTTGTTTTTCAGATACTCCATTATGTGGATATGAATTTGAAAACCCaaagtcactatgtgctttctcACGACTTTAACATCATGTGATGTGTGCCCAATGGAGACGACTACGATACTCACTGCGACAAACGGGAAAATAATTCTTCAAGAACACCTTGAACCCAACGTCACGAGTCTTTCGAATGCGTCCGCTCCGTTCCACCATCACATGAACAAAGTGGTGCTGGGGATTCTGCTCGGCACACTGTCCCTTCTGACGGTCATCATGAACCTGCTGGTGCTTTTTGCCGTGAGAAAGGAACGGACTTTGCACACGGTGGGGAACTTGTACATCGTCAGCCTCTCAATAGCAGATCTCATTGTGGGGGCGACAGTCATGCCCTTGAATCTGGTCTACCTTCTTGAGGATGAGTGGAAACTGGGTCGCCTTATTTGCCAGTTCTGGCTGGTCATGGACTATGTGGCAAGCACGGCCTCCATTTTTAGCTTGTTTATCCTTTGCTTGGACAGGTACCGCTCCGTACGCCACCCCTTACAGTACCTAAAGTATCGGACACGGGGAAGAGCGACGCTGCTGATTTGTAGCGCGTGGCTGCTCTCCATGACCTGGATCGTTCCCATCCTTGGCTGGCGGATGTTTGCTCGAGTCGACAGGAAGCCTGAGATGGAGAACCAGTGCGACACTGACTTCCGCTTCGTGACCTGGTTCAAAGTTCTGACAGCCATCCTCAACTTCTACATTCCCTCCTTCCTCATGCTTCTTTTCTACTCGCAGATTTTCATCGCAGTCCGCGATCATTACAGAGAGTGGGAGAACTTTGCCGGTCCGATGGTAAAAACCGAAGCAGACGACACGTTACATAACGGTATGCAGCTGCAGATAACCAAAGCCTCGGAGAGAGAGAGTCTGGCTTCGCAGGCGTTCTCTCAAAACGAGGGCCTGCTGGATCAGTACAGTTTGGAGCAGCCTTACAGCTCGAGGGACAATAACGAGGATGCTGCCTCCGAGACAAAAAGGAAGGGTTGTTACAAGGCCAAAGCAATGTTTAGTCTTTCGAAACGCTTGAGAAAGAGCGAGGTCTCGTTTCAGAGCGACGACGGGGAAACTGTCGCAGAAGTCCCACCGTTACCTCTCGCCTTCCTGCAGTCCGAGAACAACGCTCAGCCCAAAGCGTTCATGAATGCAAACGACTGTAACGTGTTAGTGCCAAACTCTGTTGGCAATATGTGTGAGAGCGCACCGACTGTGGATGTTCACAATTACGCCACGATTCTAAGCAATCACAGCGCTCCGCCGTCCCCGCCGTCCCCCTGGGCTGAGAACAGCCCTCCGCTGGACGCCACCAACACGCTGCTCGCCAAACAAACATGGCAGAAGCTCTGTGAACAGTCCAAGCAGAGCATCCACAGCATGCGCATCCGGAAGGAACGGAAAGCCGCCAGGCAGCTTGGCTTTATCATTGGTGTCTTCATGGTGTGCTGGATCCCATACTTCCTGACCTTCATGGTTATGGCCTTGTGTGAGACCTGTGTTCATCATGACCTTCATATGTTCACAATTTGGCTAGGGTACATCAACTCCACCCTGAATCCCTTCATATACCCCCTGTGCAATGAGAACTTCAAAAGGGTGTTCAAAAAGATATTTCATATCGATAGATAAAGTTCAGGAGAGGTGAAAAACTGTTAGCACACCTGCTCCATTGGTGTTTTCTGAAGCGTTTCTTGTGATACGATCTGCCATGCTTGTGTTGTTTTTCGGCATCTTGTACGTACAGAGCAGTTGTTTTATTAATTGCTGAATGTCAGTTTGTCACGTCTGCAATCTGCGTCAGATTATATGATGAATTTATTCTGAGTGTTTTGAGTACTTTGGCACGTAGATCTGATGTAATCATGGTATAGTAGcaacttaaataataattcatgaaGCTTTGCTATTGAGGGTGATGTAAAGTCAGTACAGTTTTGGTTTGGTGTGTGTAATGCCATCTGCCGTTGATTATATTTACATAGCAGGTGtggtaagtatatatatatatatattttactggcGGTTTAATCAAATATTAGTTTGGTCAAAGCTGTCCGTAGAGAGATGGAAAATCCTACATGCAAACAGCTTCAGTTGAGCATCGAAATTCTGGGTGTCTGATAATCAAGCATTTTCAGAATGGCCTTGAAGTTTTAAAAAGAAAGCAGTGGTGTATGCATACTATGCACAAATTGTATGTATACGTGGAGCTCCTGGATGatctgatttttgtttttaaaaataaaaattataatttgagtAACACTGATATAAACTGTAACATCTAATGAAACTCATTAAAACATTAAGACACATAATTACACGTTTAAAACATTTGAGACATAATGTTTGCGTCTGAAAGCTTAGGCAGCTGGCTCGTTGCGTAGCTGGCCTTATCAGACAATGACATTGCAGGCAGTGTTTGCATTTGAAGGCACCTCACAAAATGAATTTAGACAGATTTCTGAGGCAGCATGAAAGTGGAATAATTAGTcccatttaattatatttttcttctaACAGTTTGAATTATTAGCTTTCAATTAGTGCCTGTCCCTTTCTATGAAACCATGGGATTGGTAGAACAAAAGTGCCATTCAAAATCAACTGAGATGCATATTTGGCGAATGTCCTTTAATTTCAGCATTTCCGATGCATGCCGTCTTTGTGATGGATCTGTAGAAAGTCTACAGTAAATGGGAAATGAGAaactatttaatgtaaatgtaattcataTGAACTGAACCCAAATGTGAGTTTGGTGACAGGTGAATGCACAATGTCCGCAGAGAGCTGAAAGATGCCACATGCAAACAGTTAATCATTGAAATTCTGGGTGTATGATAATCAAGCATGTTCAGAATGACCTTGAAAGCAGGaactatttaatataaattaaattcctATCAATTGAACCTATTCAATGTAAAATTAACATCTAAGTAAAGATGACTCACATTTTGAAAACCATTGGTTTACATGACAACTATAAAATGGTTttgttatattattgtttttattttttttgcatacaaacaaacaaatacatacataaatagtttaaaggaacactccactatttttgaaaacaggctcattttccaactccctaGAGTTAAACAGACGAGTTTTActtgttttcgaatccattcaggcaatctctgggtctggcggtagcacttttagcttagctaaGCACgcatcattgaatctgattagaccgttagcatctcgctcaaaaattaccaaagagtttcttcatttttcctatttgaaacttgactcttctgtagttacatagTGTAGTAATACCAACGGAAAataaaaagttgtgattttctagatcgatatggctaggaactaggGATTTCTTAGCACAATTATAGTAACCAAAATTATAACggtgttaaaattaaattaaaatgttcaaaaagtaCCAACACATAAATCACTTCACCaagttttgtattaaaaaaaaaatcaacaaacagtAAATCAAATTACTTTCTGTTTGCATTatcactaaaacaataacattaccaaCGATGTCCGGATTTTAAATGACAACATGACTGACAATAGTTTAATAGCATGTAGAGATATCTactgtaaatgttcaaataaagctttgaaaAAGTTTCACATAaaggtaaacctcacatttcagcctttaaataaagaaaatggttAAGTCAAAATGATAACCACAATACTGGTTTGTCCACAAAGTATACGGGAAACAGCtgtaattcagcttttccataagcgccacctgctgtcagaaagAGACTTATATTTACATTCAGCCTGTGTACAGTTTCTGTCTGGACAAAAACGGACCAAATTTGCATACCCAAATTTTAAAACCTCCCTCGTGTTGTGACTCAAAACTCTGTTGTGCACGTGAGTTGCTAAAATCGCGGTAATGGaatacggttttaatgataataaaaatatgaaatggtaGTTACAATATGAAAAGTTAGTAAAGTTGACCAGTGTTGTACAATAATGCACATGCATTAGAAGCCAAATGGTAAAATGCACCAAAAGCAAAAATATCAGATATTTTAACCGAAGCATGCACATGCATTCAGTAAAATGTGTTATTTGATCTGCAAAGttatcaaaattgtcatttttaagtGATTACTTTAGGTAGATGAACTTGTGTTTATGCATTAATGGTTTATGGATACATCATGAGCCTTTCTGGTACTTGTGCAGATATCATGGGATAGTTGCCAGGTCTGTTATCACGATCTTGATTAAATATTTAGAGCTGAACAATTTGACATATTGTTTTGCATGGTAACATGTTCAAATTTTATAAGTTATGCATACATTTTGACACACCTAgagttttatatttgtattgttcATTTGTGATGCCACTCACAGTACCTGACTGATAGTCTTCCATTGCAAATGCATTACTCTGCGCACGATTCAAATGGATAGATGTGAATGCAAAGCTTATTTTGCGAGTTTTAAATCATAATCTTGGCTCGATCAAGGACTGTGCATGCAGGACGACCCAGGACAGACTCGAAGCTGAAGGACTGCTGCTCATCTCGGGTGACTCAGGAGCTCAGGGCTTTAGTGAAGGTGTCGTGCTGAAACAGTATATACAGTAGACTGTATACATCAGTCGGGATTTTCTGGCTAGTTCACTATCGCCCTTCTGCTTTTTCACGGAACCTGACACATCAACTGATTCATCTCATACACCTACAATGAAAAGGAACAGCGTTTATAAGTTTTTGTCAGTATTTTCTTGTCTATTAGTTTgtattttccttttgttttgggtttttgCCTTTTATTCGATGGTTTTGGCACCCTAATGCcttttgtggggtttttttttttaggggggtGTTATTAAAGCTGCACAAGAGGATGTGACACCCATCTGAACCATTTAAGCGACTGGTTAACGTTATTTTACAACATTTCCTCAGCGGGCTGATATGATGCATCAGAACATTTATCTGAAAAGCGTGTATGCTAACACCGACTAAGATTAGAAAGGTTTTTTTAAGATGTCAACATAGTAAATATAAAGTTTTAAGCAGTTGAAACACCAACGAAAACGCGGCTGGCTTCCAATCTGTCGGTAACTGTTttcttattaaattaattttcaagTAATTTGTGAAGCGTTAGCTCTGCTACAGAACCTAAACAAACCGACTGCGCATGCGTGCCAGGCTGCCAGCTGACCGTGGTCACATGACCTCAACCAGGACGCGCTCGTCTGGTAAGTGATGTTTCTGTCACGTGTTTACTGTTGGTCTGAGACTTACGTTGACAAGATGTAATGAGTTGTATGTTTTATTAGCTTAGTATAATATAAGTTTCTTATTAATTTCTTATTAATTCTGACATCCAAGCGTACTGAAGTACAAAAAGGAAGTTAACCAACTTCCACAAACCTAATGGAACAAGAAATGTATGCGCTATTACAAGAAAAATATATCAGGCTTTGAGGAATATATTTTAAgagtacattttaattgtttaaaaaaatattttacttttattatttttaatttaagatgATAATATCTCTTGGCTAACTGTCACTATAAATTATAatcttgttttaaaaaatgtaaatattataattattgttgttgttgttgttgttgttagctaTATGTATTTTCAAGGCAACATATTTGCATTTATAGCACCTTTATGATGTTATGATTGAATAGCAGTGTCTGATATTGTCTCACTGAGCACGGTTTGCTCTTCTTTTCTGTGTCATAAGGAATCAGCAGCATCGGTCCTGATGGAGGCCGAGTCGATGGAGAGAGGCGCAGCTGCCCTAAAGCTGCAGTTTGCCCCGTTCTGTGCCCTGGAGGCAGGATTCTGACATCAGCTCACTCAGAAGAAGCTCAAATGACTTCAGCTTACATGAGAGTCCAAAAAACATCACAGGCTACTACTATAACGGTGAGTTTGGGGAATGTAGCTattaatgaaaaagatttgacAGCAGTGGCCTCTTGAGTGCTGGGCGTCTGTCAGAACATGTTGCTTACTATAAATTCACTTTATAGTTGATGATTAGAGGCAAAAATAAGcacatttgtatgtttgtttgtaatATCATATGGTATATTCAGTCTTACTATGTGTCTTTGTTTAAATATACTGTGCTGTGATTGAATTTGCATGTTGTAGTTCAAGTTTTAAGATATTTCTTCATTCATTCTTTGATTAGACACATTTAAGGCATTTTCCCAAACAATTTGAAATTtgtgttaaattgttaattttCACTTCTGTATGgatatattactaataataactCATGGGgcttttattgtaaagtgtttccaAAATGTAATGTCCAGAATGTGAATGCTGGCAAATGTAGTACAAACCtgattcccaaaaagttgggacactgaacaaattgtgagtaaaaaaggaatggaataatttacaaatctcataaacttatattttattcacagtagaatatagataaatatatcaaatgttgaaagtgaaacattttgaaatgtcataacAAATATTggatcattttggatttcatgagagctacacattccaaaaaagttgggacaggtagcaataagagaccagaaaagttaaatgtacatataaggaacagctggaggaccaatttgcaacttattaggaccaatttgcaacttattaggtcaattgggaacatgattgggtataaaaagagcctctcagagtggcagtgtctctcagaagtcaatatgggcagaggatcaccaattctccCAATGCTGCAGccaaaaatagtggagcaatatcagaaataagtttctcagaaaaaaattGCTAAGAGTTTGAAGttttcatcatctacagtgcataatatcatccaaagattcagagaatctggaacaatctctgtgtgtaagggtcaaggccggaaaaccatactggatgcccgtgatcttcagcccttagacgcactgcatcacatacaggaatgatactgtaatggagatcacaacatgggctcaggaatacttccagaaaacactgtcggtgaacacaatccaccgtgtcaTTCACCGTctccggctaaaactctataagtCAAAAacgaagccatatctaaacatgatccagaagcgcaggtgttttctctgagccaaggctcatttaaaatggactgtgacaaAGTGAAAAACTTTTctatggtcagacgaatcaaaatttgaagttctttttggaaaaaaagtctttctttcttttaaaaaaagctttaaaacttttttttttttatgggatgTACCATATGCATTAACAAATGTTCACAGATGTTGATATTAATTTAATGTACATGTTAGCTAATGTGGTAAACTAGAGAAATGAAGAAGAAATGAAACCTTGTTTTACAATAAATGAACCTATATATTGTAGTAAGACTTGATAGTAGGATTCTAAAACCGTAATAATAGAATATCAGAATGCAGTTGTTCCCTTTGCCTTTTGCAGTGCCTTTTGAATCAAATGCTTGGAAAGTATCCAATTTTTACAACTTAAAGGaatctgttttatatttagttggcaagaaagaaaatgcattttctttttttcacgtTGCATACAGTATAAAACAAGCCGCTCGCAGCTATACTCTACAGTGGTTTTACCCTGAGCTGTAATGTGTTAAGCTGTTATATCCATATCCTGGTTGATGCAAAATCAAATCGTATACAATACTGGTTACATTATGATGTTAAAACACAGTGTATCAGTGAATGTTGATAATCTAGAGTATGTTTCAGTGATGGAGCCTCGCCGACTCGCTGCTGTCCAGCTTCTGGAGCTCtgtacaacacaaacacattagAAGCCTTCAAAACCACCGACAAGAAAGCTCTCCTGGATAAAACAGCCAATGAGGTGCTGTGCTTTTAATCACTCTTCATTAATTGTGCCTGTggatagtttattttatttgcactGGCTGCCTGCAGAGATCCACCGAATGAATTATGTGCTTTCTTTCACTGTGTATCTGGATGCTGAGCATCCTTCTCCATCATTTGATAAATTACTGCTG from Carassius carassius chromosome 44, fCarCar2.1, whole genome shotgun sequence carries:
- the LOC132126410 gene encoding histamine H1 receptor-like, encoding MCFLTTLTSCDVCPMETTTILTATNGKIILQEHLEPNVTSLSNASAPFHHHMNKVVLGILLGTLSLLTVIMNLLVLFAVRKERTLHTVGNLYIVSLSIADLIVGATVMPLNLVYLLEDEWKLGRLICQFWLVMDYVASTASIFSLFILCLDRYRSVRHPLQYLKYRTRGRATLLICSAWLLSMTWIVPILGWRMFARVDRKPEMENQCDTDFRFVTWFKVLTAILNFYIPSFLMLLFYSQIFIAVRDHYREWENFAGPMVKTEADDTLHNGMQLQITKASERESLASQAFSQNEGLLDQYSLEQPYSSRDNNEDAASETKRKGCYKAKAMFSLSKRLRKSEVSFQSDDGETVAEVPPLPLAFLQSENNAQPKAFMNANDCNVLVPNSVGNMCESAPTVDVHNYATILSNHSAPPSPPSPWAENSPPLDATNTLLAKQTWQKLCEQSKQSIHSMRIRKERKAARQLGFIIGVFMVCWIPYFLTFMVMALCETCVHHDLHMFTIWLGYINSTLNPFIYPLCNENFKRVFKKIFHIDR